From Myxococcus xanthus, a single genomic window includes:
- a CDS encoding c-type cytochrome: MMKRLVLSLGGATGAHADAVADVWKAKCTVCHGGDGKAQTKMGQKESIGDMSRPAWQQSRTDADIRKVIADGDPRNSKMKPFKDKLTPAQIDALVGYIRTMKAPTAP; the protein is encoded by the coding sequence ATGATGAAGCGGCTGGTCCTGAGCCTGGGTGGAGCCACCGGCGCCCACGCGGACGCCGTGGCCGACGTGTGGAAGGCGAAGTGCACCGTGTGTCACGGCGGTGACGGCAAGGCGCAGACGAAGATGGGCCAGAAGGAGTCCATCGGCGACATGAGCCGGCCCGCCTGGCAGCAGTCCCGGACGGACGCCGACATCCGCAAGGTGATTGCCGACGGCGATCCGCGGAACAGCAAGATGAAGCCCTTCAAGGACAAGCTTACCCCAGCGCAGATTGACGCACTGGTGGGATACATCCGCACCATGAAGGCGCCGACGGCCCCTTGA
- a CDS encoding type IV pilus modification PilV family protein: MNRRRFHTHPRGLSILETIATAAVLMLGILGIMLTLGAASRHNRRNNNLSQASLIAEQELERVVNLRCVGEPLNDPCVNIKQLDNTRRDVWWSANGRMTETPPLPGATPQMAYTLTLDVDPPFEGAETGEPALNRAIPLPHASNLALHQVVNVRVTVSWMEEPGAPRRAVALQTRMAP, from the coding sequence ATGAACCGGCGCAGGTTCCACACCCATCCGCGCGGCCTCAGCATCCTGGAGACCATCGCCACCGCCGCGGTGCTCATGCTCGGCATCCTGGGCATCATGCTCACGCTGGGCGCCGCGTCCCGTCACAACCGCCGCAACAACAACCTGAGCCAGGCGAGCCTCATCGCCGAACAGGAACTGGAGCGCGTGGTCAACCTCCGCTGCGTGGGCGAGCCGCTGAACGACCCCTGCGTCAACATCAAGCAGCTCGACAACACGAGGCGCGACGTGTGGTGGTCCGCCAATGGCCGCATGACGGAGACGCCGCCCCTTCCGGGCGCGACGCCGCAAATGGCCTACACGCTGACGCTGGACGTGGACCCACCCTTCGAGGGCGCCGAGACAGGCGAGCCCGCGCTGAACCGCGCCATCCCGCTTCCCCACGCCAGCAACCTGGCCCTGCACCAGGTCGTCAACGTCCGCGTCACCGTGAGCTGGATGGAAGAGCCCGGTGCGCCCCGCCGCGCGGTGGCCCTGCAGACCCGGATGGCGCCATGA
- a CDS encoding PilW family protein: MKQLRSTTPRGFTLIELMVAASMSMVVLATAIGVSVHLQRRGLLEERIMETQNKGRAARDLMAFGVQRAGAGIGSVSLTGGRTPAGEADLFYAVWARPQATFPDDATFVPPTNAALLSDALEVWETDPARMVLLEQCPLPATASWFEDTLCVGGLPPAFLDNAVIAVVFPGTKDERGWACVGQVTNLVAEGVEWTPAIPGRPAPADGNCHPDAVTLPESPWLGTREPREGGMYLLPLTSRSYRVNWPGGTPVLEMDADGPMGPAGYTAVSQDIEQLQVRLGVNAPNALPGAPVRFFPDAETGRPSLATCTQATCAAHISWAWDAGVPVPPDRGPGSAGDELMRHMRVVELSITARSQRAELTGNEAPGARDDEGNLRDGYKRRHSVIRLAPRNFAFVGTGG; this comes from the coding sequence ATGAAGCAACTTCGTTCGACGACGCCGCGCGGCTTCACGCTCATCGAGCTGATGGTGGCCGCATCGATGTCCATGGTGGTGCTCGCCACCGCCATTGGCGTGAGCGTCCATCTCCAGCGCCGGGGCCTGCTGGAAGAGCGCATCATGGAGACACAGAACAAGGGCCGGGCCGCGCGTGACTTGATGGCGTTCGGCGTGCAACGGGCGGGCGCGGGCATCGGCAGCGTCTCCCTCACCGGCGGCCGGACTCCCGCCGGCGAAGCAGACCTGTTCTACGCCGTGTGGGCCCGGCCCCAGGCCACCTTCCCGGATGACGCCACCTTCGTCCCACCCACCAACGCCGCGCTGCTGTCGGATGCCCTGGAGGTCTGGGAGACGGACCCGGCGCGCATGGTGCTGCTGGAGCAGTGTCCCTTGCCTGCGACCGCGTCCTGGTTCGAGGACACGCTGTGCGTCGGAGGCCTGCCGCCCGCCTTCCTGGACAACGCGGTCATCGCCGTCGTGTTCCCGGGCACGAAAGACGAGCGGGGCTGGGCCTGCGTGGGGCAGGTGACGAACCTCGTTGCGGAAGGCGTGGAGTGGACGCCCGCCATCCCAGGCCGGCCCGCGCCCGCCGACGGCAACTGTCATCCCGATGCCGTGACGCTTCCCGAGTCGCCCTGGCTTGGCACACGGGAACCGCGCGAAGGGGGCATGTACCTGCTCCCGCTCACCAGCCGCAGCTACCGGGTGAACTGGCCCGGCGGCACGCCCGTGCTGGAGATGGACGCGGATGGGCCCATGGGGCCCGCGGGCTACACCGCGGTGTCCCAGGACATCGAGCAGTTACAGGTCCGGCTGGGCGTGAATGCACCCAACGCGCTCCCCGGCGCCCCCGTACGCTTCTTCCCGGACGCGGAGACCGGGCGCCCCTCGCTGGCCACCTGCACCCAGGCCACCTGCGCCGCGCACATCTCCTGGGCCTGGGATGCGGGTGTGCCCGTTCCGCCGGACCGCGGCCCGGGCAGCGCGGGTGACGAGCTGATGCGGCACATGCGCGTGGTGGAGCTGTCCATCACCGCGCGCTCGCAGCGCGCCGAGCTGACGGGGAACGAAGCACCCGGAGCGCGAGACGACGAAGGCAACCTCCGGGATGGCTACAAGCGCCGGCACAGCGTCATCCGCCTGGCGCCTCGCAACTTCGCGTTCGTGGGAACGGGGGGCTGA
- a CDS encoding pilus assembly FimT family protein, whose translation MRPRNRGMTLLEVMVVVALVGLFATLSVSSFQGMTERQRLSAAQRELVLMMQEARQKARATHQPVRLGTRVMDEQGVQVTRMRWEALACSDAWGTVCPMPACQENACGVGGCECAELGPELVIPPKLDVELLVGLCWLGNPSAGAPVVAPPAPGGRVCEQNAPLPPTERLILLRNRGTLEAPDWKPELVFQADGLTAAIRPLDCDKHASTPGCQ comes from the coding sequence ATGCGGCCACGCAACCGAGGCATGACGCTGCTGGAGGTGATGGTCGTGGTGGCCCTGGTTGGCCTCTTCGCCACCCTCTCCGTGTCCAGCTTCCAGGGCATGACGGAGCGCCAGCGCCTCAGCGCCGCGCAGCGCGAGTTGGTGCTGATGATGCAGGAGGCCCGTCAGAAAGCACGCGCGACCCACCAGCCCGTGCGGCTGGGCACGCGCGTCATGGATGAGCAGGGCGTCCAGGTGACGCGCATGCGCTGGGAGGCACTGGCATGCAGTGATGCCTGGGGCACGGTGTGTCCCATGCCCGCGTGCCAGGAGAACGCCTGCGGCGTGGGCGGCTGCGAATGCGCGGAGCTGGGGCCGGAGCTGGTCATCCCGCCGAAGCTCGACGTGGAGCTGCTGGTGGGCCTGTGCTGGCTGGGCAACCCCAGCGCCGGCGCGCCCGTCGTGGCTCCGCCGGCGCCCGGCGGAAGGGTGTGCGAACAGAACGCCCCGCTGCCCCCGACGGAGCGGCTCATCCTCCTGCGCAACAGGGGGACGCTCGAAGCGCCGGACTGGAAACCGGAGCTGGTATTCCAGGCGGATGGCCTGACGGCGGCCATACGCCCCTTGGATTGTGACAAGCACGCCTCCACGCCAGGCTGCCAATAG